In one Limosilactobacillus oris genomic region, the following are encoded:
- a CDS encoding YSIRK-type signal peptide-containing protein, translating into MSIHKPIDVKKLTLGVASVALGTTFILANSTIAHADDANPNQGSSDNSAIVTNGDANQGTAVNLPASQSDDDSDHTGEPSVPEENLDPAIVPISTVVGQEPAADSAITPMSEMQRENDY; encoded by the coding sequence TTGTCAATCCATAAGCCAATCGATGTTAAAAAATTAACGTTGGGCGTGGCCTCAGTTGCTTTAGGGACCACTTTTATTTTGGCTAATAGTACGATTGCCCACGCTGATGATGCAAATCCAAATCAAGGGTCGAGCGATAACTCAGCCATCGTTACGAATGGTGATGCCAACCAGGGGACGGCGGTTAATTTACCGGCATCCCAGTCGGATGATGATAGTGATCACACTGGCGAACCAAGCGTTCCTGAAGAAAACCTTGACCCAGCAATTGTTCCAATCTCGACCGTCGTTGGTCAGGAGCCGGCAGCAGACTCGGCAATCACGCCAATGAGTGAAATGCAAAGGGAAAACGATTATTAA
- the asnB gene encoding asparagine synthase (glutamine-hydrolyzing): MCGIVAFVDNEKPQLKDTLIKKMKDRIIHRGPDDEGQYVDDNVALGFRRLSFVDVKSGNQPIFNEDQSKLIEFNGEIYNFEELRGELIEKGHTFTTHADTEVILHGYEEWGKDVLQKLRGMFAFIIWDTKTKEMFGARDHFGIKPLYYAQMNGTFFVGSEIKAFLDHPNFEMELNKRALKSYMTFQYNVTQETFFKGVYRLPEAHYFTYKDGKFTMEQYWDEDFDPTDESFDQAVDNIDNVVKNSVKAHTFADKGIKVGSFLSAGVDSSLVTALMRPNNTFSIGFDSGYDETKQARELAAKLDLKNTDKLLTDEEAFKTFPLIQYYLDEPDSNPSVVPLYFLNKLAKDNGYKALLSGEGADELFAGYTAYGFNTKVKFIRWVTEQLKKLPKDQRYKLGKWLEGKHFHGSEHLYRNLAPARDTFIGQAYIFSPAEANEYLKPEYQDGPSITDLLKPLYDKCDEKKPEMNEVAKKQYVDLHRFMPGDICLKADKMSMANSVEIRVPLLDKEVMKVAETTPTKYLFNDKGTKWAFRMAANRHLPEEWATRPKLGFPTPVREWLREEKYYKEVRNLFAQDFVKEFFDQDKLLQLADDNFAGKVDGRRKIWTVYTFLVWYKLYFIDNFKLDESNIDKAKVSAEA, from the coding sequence ATGTGTGGAATTGTTGCGTTTGTTGATAACGAGAAACCACAATTAAAGGACACCTTAATCAAGAAGATGAAGGACCGGATCATCCACCGGGGCCCGGACGACGAGGGCCAGTACGTGGATGATAACGTGGCCCTGGGGTTCCGCCGGCTGAGTTTTGTGGATGTTAAGTCTGGGAATCAGCCCATCTTTAATGAAGATCAGTCCAAGCTTATTGAGTTTAACGGGGAAATCTATAACTTTGAAGAACTCCGCGGCGAGCTGATTGAAAAGGGGCATACCTTTACTACCCACGCCGATACGGAAGTTATCCTGCACGGTTATGAAGAGTGGGGCAAGGACGTCCTGCAGAAGCTGCGGGGAATGTTTGCCTTCATCATTTGGGATACCAAGACCAAGGAAATGTTTGGCGCCCGGGACCATTTCGGAATCAAGCCTCTCTACTATGCCCAGATGAATGGGACCTTCTTTGTTGGTTCTGAAATCAAGGCCTTTCTGGATCACCCGAACTTCGAGATGGAGCTGAATAAGCGGGCCCTGAAGTCCTACATGACTTTCCAGTATAACGTGACCCAGGAAACCTTCTTCAAGGGAGTTTACCGCTTGCCGGAAGCCCACTACTTTACCTACAAGGACGGCAAGTTTACGATGGAGCAGTACTGGGACGAAGACTTTGACCCAACGGATGAGAGCTTCGACCAGGCCGTTGATAACATCGACAACGTGGTTAAAAATTCTGTCAAGGCCCACACCTTCGCGGATAAGGGCATCAAGGTCGGCTCTTTCCTGTCGGCCGGGGTTGACTCCAGTCTGGTAACTGCTTTGATGCGGCCAAATAACACCTTCTCCATTGGTTTTGACAGCGGCTACGACGAGACCAAGCAGGCCCGTGAATTGGCGGCTAAGTTGGACTTAAAGAACACCGATAAGCTGCTGACCGATGAAGAAGCGTTCAAGACCTTCCCGTTAATCCAGTACTACCTGGACGAACCGGACTCCAACCCGTCTGTGGTGCCGCTTTACTTCCTGAATAAGCTGGCGAAGGATAACGGCTACAAGGCCCTGCTTTCCGGTGAAGGGGCGGACGAACTGTTTGCGGGCTACACGGCCTATGGCTTTAACACCAAGGTCAAGTTTATCCGCTGGGTGACTGAACAACTCAAGAAGCTACCGAAGGACCAGCGCTATAAGTTGGGAAAGTGGCTGGAAGGCAAGCACTTCCACGGTTCTGAGCACCTCTACCGCAACCTGGCCCCGGCCCGGGATACCTTTATCGGCCAGGCCTACATCTTTAGTCCGGCAGAGGCCAATGAATACTTGAAGCCAGAATACCAGGATGGCCCGTCCATCACTGACCTGCTGAAGCCGCTCTACGACAAGTGTGACGAGAAGAAGCCGGAAATGAACGAGGTTGCCAAGAAGCAGTACGTTGACTTGCACCGTTTCATGCCAGGGGATATTTGCTTAAAGGCGGATAAGATGAGTATGGCAAACTCCGTGGAAATTCGGGTTCCGCTCCTGGATAAGGAAGTTATGAAGGTGGCTGAAACCACGCCGACGAAGTACCTCTTCAACGATAAGGGGACTAAGTGGGCCTTCCGGATGGCGGCCAACCGGCACCTGCCAGAAGAATGGGCAACCCGGCCAAAACTGGGCTTCCCGACCCCTGTTCGAGAATGGCTTCGGGAAGAGAAGTACTACAAGGAAGTACGGAACTTGTTTGCACAAGACTTCGTGAAGGAGTTTTTCGACCAGGACAAGCTCCTGCAATTGGCTGATGACAACTTTGCTGGCAAGGTCGATGGCCGGCGGAAGATCTGGACGGTCTATACTTTCCTGGTTTGGTACAAGCTCTACTTCATCGATAACTTCAAGCTGGATGAAAGCAACATCGATAAGGCCAAGGTAAGTGCCGAGGCGTAA
- a CDS encoding LPXTG cell wall anchor domain-containing protein, producing the protein MGTTTGIVNVQYTDFEGQAINKDFTVPVNVFAKESDYATIYGDPASIPASDRVQTVIRFYDLTTGKVVETDIIYMKRGDDDQQIATSDTIQYLEENYARYAEPGLTGRLGYEMVDSGGLNSLDYTSNNVVTVLIKPSQDTQKPYITDPNDNQYLRYDIENGNLDPAIFIGNIGTLPEGTTVKWLVAPQWDLTKDDRGMYENPYPTNKDDIAIEVDIPGKAPVILKNQELREVCPIASVDDNSPIFKSSLTTYVGETPDAQSTVVKYTSDDPDTPETFAWTIKPNVTWPGYSYAWLNFNGSQWFPVLVHVLAKPAPQPDPVQPTDPTTPTQPSQPEVPAQPGQPDQQPVAGRSVSQPQGQPQLANQSVQVSHQQAAPAQQLPQTGNDHAAGTLAGLGLVSLLGMFGLKKRKVD; encoded by the coding sequence GTGGGGACCACGACGGGAATTGTTAACGTTCAATATACTGACTTTGAGGGTCAGGCTATTAATAAGGACTTTACAGTTCCAGTCAACGTGTTCGCGAAGGAAAGCGACTACGCCACAATTTATGGTGATCCAGCTTCGATTCCGGCCAGTGACCGGGTTCAAACGGTGATCCGCTTTTACGACCTCACCACGGGCAAGGTTGTCGAAACTGATATTATCTACATGAAGCGTGGCGATGATGACCAGCAGATTGCAACATCCGATACTATTCAATATTTAGAAGAAAACTACGCGCGCTATGCAGAACCTGGGCTCACCGGACGCTTAGGTTACGAGATGGTAGATAGTGGGGGCCTAAACAGTCTTGATTACACGTCCAACAATGTAGTGACGGTGCTAATTAAGCCTAGTCAGGACACACAGAAGCCGTACATCACTGATCCAAATGACAATCAATATCTACGTTATGATATTGAGAATGGTAACCTGGATCCGGCAATTTTCATCGGCAATATCGGCACCTTGCCGGAAGGAACCACCGTTAAGTGGCTAGTGGCGCCACAGTGGGACTTGACGAAGGATGACCGGGGAATGTACGAAAATCCGTACCCAACCAACAAGGACGATATTGCAATTGAGGTCGACATTCCTGGCAAGGCACCGGTTATTTTGAAAAATCAAGAATTGAGAGAAGTCTGCCCGATTGCCTCCGTGGATGATAATTCGCCAATTTTTAAGAGCAGTTTGACGACTTACGTGGGTGAAACGCCGGATGCCCAAAGCACGGTTGTTAAATACACCTCGGATGATCCTGACACGCCAGAAACCTTTGCCTGGACGATAAAACCAAACGTGACCTGGCCGGGATATAGCTACGCTTGGTTGAACTTTAACGGGTCGCAGTGGTTCCCGGTACTGGTGCATGTACTTGCTAAACCAGCACCGCAACCAGATCCTGTACAGCCGACTGATCCAACCACGCCGACGCAACCTAGTCAGCCAGAAGTGCCCGCACAACCGGGACAACCTGACCAGCAACCGGTGGCAGGACGGTCAGTAAGTCAACCACAAGGGCAGCCGCAGCTTGCTAACCAGAGTGTTCAAGTGTCACACCAGCAGGCAGCTCCTGCTCAACAGTTGCCGCAAACTGGGAACGATCATGCTGCCGGTACCTTAGCTGGCCTGGGCTTGGTATCGCTCTTAGGAATGTTTGGACTAAAGAAGCGCAAAGTTGATTAA
- the lepB gene encoding signal peptidase I — protein sequence MKAFRETMSWIVPIAIGLLIALLIKQFVFQIVRVDGPSMEPNLVNNERVFCLKTAKIHHGSVVVFDANGVDPQVAQKTDYVKRVIGMPGDKVQSKNGNIYVNGKKINQNYISMDQRKAGTGDWTLKSISVQNSWLKHNGTTTVPKGEYFVLGDHRSVSNDGRYWGFVPKSKIDGVVKVPSWSGTKTTRQNVNKEWQHFYAN from the coding sequence ATGAAAGCATTTCGGGAAACAATGAGTTGGATTGTCCCAATTGCCATTGGGCTATTGATTGCACTGCTGATCAAGCAGTTTGTCTTTCAAATCGTCCGGGTCGATGGGCCATCCATGGAACCAAACCTGGTGAATAACGAACGGGTCTTTTGCCTAAAGACGGCAAAAATTCACCACGGCAGCGTCGTGGTATTTGACGCCAACGGGGTGGACCCGCAGGTTGCCCAGAAGACGGATTACGTCAAGCGGGTGATCGGAATGCCGGGTGATAAGGTGCAGTCCAAGAACGGGAACATCTACGTCAATGGCAAGAAGATTAACCAGAACTACATCAGCATGGACCAGCGGAAAGCCGGGACTGGTGACTGGACACTCAAAAGTATTTCTGTGCAAAATAGCTGGCTCAAGCATAACGGAACCACCACGGTCCCAAAGGGCGAATACTTCGTTCTGGGAGACCACCGGAGCGTTTCCAATGACGGCCGCTACTGGGGCTTTGTGCCGAAGAGCAAGATCGATGGGGTCGTGAAGGTGCCATCATGGTCCGGAACCAAGACAACCCGGCAGAACGTCAACAAAGAGTGGCAGCACTTTTACGCAAACTGA
- a CDS encoding UDP-N-acetylmuramoyl-L-alanyl-D-glutamate--2,6-diaminopimelate ligase — MELHVTPALTLLREHHLLDHTKNLTDFTATSVAYDSRKVTAGTLFFCKGNFLPKYLTMAKEQGAVAYVAEQEYSEGGDLPAIIVKDEQKAMALLGAAFYGFPQDELTIIAITGTKGKTTTAYMADHILGRATDHHVALFSTLDRVLGNGPDDHFKSDLTTPESLDLFHDMRAAVDNGMTHLVMEVSSQAYKKYRTYGLHFDIGIFLNISPDHIGRNEHPTFADYLHCKEQLLVNSRVCLINAETADLADVYYTAKATTQPEDIYLFARHGAQVQLPEGAAIDFEYRNDLEDLHESEFELAACTSKAERLGLQRRYKTSVPGDYNEGNAVAAIISTALAGATAEDAAATLDHVHIKGRMEMQKTRQHGTIYIDYAHNYASLKRLLAFLKRQTAAGKVTVVLGATGDKGISRRQGFGKALSEEHPDQIILTTDDPGFEDPMKIAQEINSHIDHDQVGEIQYIMDRPTAIKAAIDSSSNGDIVVLAGKGEDPYQKINGVDTPYATDSKIAADYIHEIED, encoded by the coding sequence ATGGAATTGCATGTCACGCCTGCACTAACGTTATTGCGCGAGCACCATTTATTGGATCATACCAAAAATTTAACTGACTTTACCGCGACGAGTGTTGCTTATGATTCGCGAAAGGTCACTGCGGGGACTTTGTTCTTTTGCAAGGGCAACTTTTTGCCGAAATACCTAACGATGGCAAAGGAACAGGGTGCCGTGGCCTACGTGGCGGAGCAGGAATACTCGGAAGGCGGGGACCTGCCGGCGATTATCGTCAAAGATGAGCAAAAAGCGATGGCGCTGCTCGGGGCGGCTTTTTACGGTTTCCCCCAAGATGAGCTGACGATTATTGCCATCACCGGAACGAAGGGAAAGACCACTACCGCTTATATGGCTGATCACATTTTGGGGCGGGCAACTGACCATCACGTGGCCCTCTTTTCGACCCTCGACCGGGTGCTGGGGAACGGCCCGGACGACCACTTTAAGTCTGACTTGACCACGCCAGAGTCGCTTGATCTCTTTCATGATATGCGGGCAGCGGTCGATAACGGGATGACCCACCTGGTGATGGAGGTTTCCTCACAGGCATACAAGAAGTACCGGACCTATGGTCTGCACTTCGATATCGGTATTTTCTTAAACATTAGTCCTGACCATATTGGCCGCAACGAACACCCGACCTTTGCGGACTACCTCCACTGTAAGGAGCAGCTGCTGGTCAACTCCAGGGTTTGTCTAATCAATGCCGAAACGGCCGACCTGGCGGATGTATATTACACGGCCAAGGCAACGACGCAGCCAGAGGATATCTACTTATTTGCCCGGCACGGGGCGCAGGTCCAACTGCCGGAAGGGGCTGCAATCGACTTCGAATACCGGAATGACTTGGAAGACCTGCACGAAAGCGAGTTTGAACTTGCTGCCTGCACCTCCAAGGCCGAACGGTTGGGCCTCCAGCGGCGTTATAAGACCAGTGTCCCTGGTGACTATAACGAGGGGAATGCCGTCGCGGCGATTATTTCAACGGCCCTAGCGGGGGCAACCGCGGAAGATGCCGCTGCAACGCTGGACCATGTTCATATCAAGGGCCGGATGGAGATGCAAAAAACCCGCCAGCACGGGACGATTTACATTGACTATGCCCATAACTATGCCAGCTTGAAACGGCTCCTGGCCTTCTTGAAGCGGCAGACGGCGGCTGGTAAGGTGACCGTCGTGCTGGGGGCAACCGGTGACAAGGGAATTTCCCGTCGGCAGGGCTTCGGGAAAGCATTGTCGGAGGAACATCCGGACCAGATTATCCTTACGACAGACGATCCCGGATTTGAGGACCCAATGAAAATTGCCCAGGAAATAAATTCGCATATTGACCATGACCAAGTTGGGGAAATCCAGTACATTATGGACCGGCCAACGGCAATCAAGGCGGCAATTGACAGTAGCAGTAATGGTGATATTGTGGTGTTAGCTGGGAAGGGCGAGGATCCTTACCAGAAGATCAACGGTGTCGACACGCCGTACGCAACTGACAGCAAGATTGCCGCAGACTATATCCACGAAATTGAAGATTAA